The following proteins come from a genomic window of Candidatus Fusobacterium pullicola:
- a CDS encoding nitrilase, translated as MKVYIGQIKPTLGNIEKNLNMMLEVIDRAITEKNDIVIFPELSLTGYSLEDIVFDVAIKEVPSILLEKSREISIIFGAVELGEEEYPYNTAYYLEDGKVLHRHRKVYLPDYGMFYEGRYFMAGDKVRAFDTKFGRVGMLVCEDMWHQSAQYILAQDGARYIFVPFNSPVIVGKSKEEMSENWKNICKANSLLNGTYTVAVNRVGVEDGIAFFGNSFVVNPEGKTVGEGKYIYEDGFSCKLEDIEIRKARFKAPMFKTENLNLTKKEIERIEIKKFQ; from the coding sequence ATGAAAGTATATATAGGACAGATAAAACCAACATTAGGAAATATAGAAAAAAATTTAAATATGATGTTAGAAGTTATAGATAGAGCTATTACTGAAAAAAATGATATAGTTATCTTTCCAGAATTATCACTTACTGGGTACTCATTAGAGGATATAGTTTTTGATGTGGCTATAAAAGAGGTACCAAGTATATTATTAGAAAAAAGTAGGGAAATAAGTATAATATTTGGAGCTGTAGAATTAGGAGAAGAGGAGTATCCATATAACACAGCTTACTATTTAGAAGATGGAAAGGTACTACATAGACATAGAAAAGTATATCTTCCAGACTACGGAATGTTTTATGAAGGAAGATACTTTATGGCTGGAGATAAAGTGAGAGCCTTTGATACAAAATTCGGAAGAGTGGGAATGCTAGTTTGTGAAGATATGTGGCATCAATCAGCTCAATATATATTAGCTCAAGATGGAGCTAGATATATTTTTGTTCCGTTTAACTCTCCAGTGATAGTTGGAAAATCTAAAGAGGAGATGTCTGAGAATTGGAAAAATATATGTAAGGCAAACTCTTTACTAAATGGAACTTATACAGTAGCTGTAAACAGAGTAGGAGTAGAAGATGGAATAGCATTCTTTGGAAACTCATTTGTAGTTAATCCAGAGGGAAAAACAGTAGGAGAAGGGAAATATATATATGAAGATGGATTTAGTTGTAAGCTAGAAGATATAGAGATAAGAAAAGCTAGATTCAAGGCTCCAATGTTTAAAACAGAAAATTTAAATCTTACTAAGAAAGAGATTGAAAGAATAGAGATTAAAAAATTTCAATAG
- the ispD gene encoding 2-C-methyl-D-erythritol 4-phosphate cytidylyltransferase — translation MYSSNFKVTLILAAAGVGKRMGLGYPKQFLEYKGKPLFIIPLKVAQKSDIVDDIIVVTNKENITLVENYCKQYGIDKVIKVTEGGKERQNSIYNALKYDNKSDIILVQDGVRPFLKERYIEECCKVVINERKGAVVGVQVKDTIKVVDENFEVISTPKRADLIAVHTPQAFEGELLKRAYEIAESENFLGTDDSSLVERIGGKVKIVLGDYDNIKVTTQEDLKFL, via the coding sequence ATGTACAGTAGTAACTTTAAAGTAACTCTCATACTTGCTGCTGCAGGAGTAGGGAAAAGAATGGGATTAGGTTATCCAAAGCAATTTCTTGAGTATAAAGGAAAACCACTTTTTATAATACCTCTTAAAGTAGCACAGAAAAGTGATATAGTTGATGATATAATAGTAGTTACAAATAAAGAGAATATTACTCTTGTGGAAAATTATTGTAAACAATATGGAATAGATAAGGTAATAAAGGTAACAGAGGGTGGAAAGGAGAGACAAAACTCTATATATAATGCACTAAAATATGATAATAAAAGTGATATAATCCTAGTTCAAGATGGAGTAAGACCATTTTTAAAGGAGAGATATATAGAGGAGTGTTGTAAGGTTGTAATCAATGAGAGAAAGGGAGCTGTAGTAGGGGTACAGGTAAAGGATACTATCAAAGTAGTAGATGAAAATTTTGAAGTTATATCTACACCAAAGAGAGCTGATTTGATAGCTGTGCATACACCTCAAGCCTTTGAAGGAGAACTATTAAAAAGAGCCTATGAGATAGCTGAGAGTGAGAACTTTTTAGGAACTGATGATTCATCTCTGGTAGAGAGAATAGGTGGAAAAGTAAAAATTGTTCTTGGAGATTATGACAATATTAAGGTTACTACTCAAGAAGATCTAAAGTTTTTATAA